One segment of Acidobacteriota bacterium DNA contains the following:
- the recC gene encoding exodeoxyribonuclease V subunit gamma yields MKIVMGNRLEDLADRLVRSLREHPPADPLEPEHVLTQTEGMAHWVTLRVAAGCDSAAHLRFLTPERLLDHLAAALEPLPEGPSPFDPHLLPWAVAGALPDAAGASGEAGETLRLYLGGGTTAPGSESRRFQLAARVADLFDQYTVYRPDVLEAWESGRTTGDDGGHEVWQAALWREVRRRAADAVPRHLRARRVIERLRASPPGAVPGLPGRLSAIGVSTLPPLFVELLDALGRHLPVTAHLLNPSRDYWLDLLTPPERRRLIRRNAGEDEALLHLEAGNPLLASLGRTTRDFLGLLPHDALFDQSAECWADPAGEAPAPLLAALQADILENRRPDGGAGPALPGPGCAGSLRLAVCRSPRREVEVLHDHLLRLFEETAGLEPRDVVVMTPDVEIFAPLVEAVFGASALPGAPGEPVGDAGGNSPHLPFTLADRPVRKENAVAEALGDFLEAAEGRLDLPAVWDLFELVPVQARFPVAEEARARLRERLAQTGVRWGLDGAFKKDRFGVPDDPAHTWRFGLDRLMLGWVMGGSSGPGAETPSPEEGGPPMFAGILPDDRAAGLDAGALGAFVEFMSRLEGFVEAVRTPRTLAAWAAFLREGLLGAFFDPDPAGESAAWVDEEIDRLAEGETVAGFREAIPFPVLRDHFRGALNAVVSTAGYLRGGITFCTLKPLRSVPFRVVCLLGMDHDAFPRRTPAPGFNLAAARPRPGDRDPRETDRHLFFETLLSARDHLYVSWTGFGVSDGRERLPSSVVSELIDTLRLYLPGPPADAAVEGYAALPPSVCTVHPLHPFSRAYFDGSDPELFSYSAENLEAARAEGCTRGQPTGRKDPGEPASPGTFHRFAPLPSPDPALLGPDVVRFARFFKDPCAFLLRERLGTRLEEAEEERLEEEPFSLGRLGKYQVQEEILSTLRSGSGFRSDLLRAAGKLPPGGPGTIEGRELHREADAMFLRFAEVAGASPGSAPETVPVDLRGLGAEGRVSVGGFVDGVWGRRRVVCRPSKAHGETLAELWVHHLALCCREAADESHYIGPGGEGFSLAAVGGDEARERLSDLADLYLEGLRRAVPFFAKPAWEYVKGLRANGPDDFPGLGSDEDLRALGGASREWYANFINQPPTGIWTYRPALRLVFRDGGTGLLDPDREPETANEFRVLARRFFGPVLPLLAGKKAAGKGGKS; encoded by the coding sequence TTGAAGATCGTCATGGGGAACCGCCTGGAGGACTTGGCCGACCGCCTGGTGAGGTCGCTCCGCGAGCACCCCCCGGCGGACCCGCTGGAACCCGAGCACGTCCTCACCCAGACCGAGGGGATGGCCCACTGGGTCACCCTCCGGGTCGCGGCGGGGTGCGATTCCGCGGCCCACCTCCGCTTCCTGACCCCGGAACGGCTCCTGGACCACCTGGCCGCCGCCCTCGAACCCCTGCCGGAGGGGCCCTCTCCCTTCGACCCCCACCTGCTGCCCTGGGCGGTGGCCGGGGCCCTGCCGGACGCCGCCGGGGCCTCCGGTGAAGCCGGGGAGACCCTCCGACTCTACCTGGGGGGCGGAACAACCGCGCCCGGGAGCGAATCCCGGCGTTTCCAACTGGCGGCGCGGGTGGCCGATCTCTTCGACCAGTACACGGTGTACCGCCCCGACGTCCTGGAGGCCTGGGAATCGGGCCGGACCACGGGCGACGACGGCGGCCACGAAGTCTGGCAGGCGGCCCTGTGGCGCGAAGTCCGGCGGCGGGCCGCCGACGCCGTCCCGCGCCACCTCCGGGCCCGCCGGGTGATCGAGAGGCTCCGCGCGTCTCCCCCGGGCGCCGTCCCCGGCCTCCCGGGCCGGCTCTCGGCCATCGGGGTCTCCACCCTCCCGCCCCTCTTCGTCGAACTCCTGGACGCCCTGGGGCGGCACCTCCCCGTCACCGCCCACCTGCTGAACCCCAGCCGGGACTACTGGCTCGACCTGCTCACCCCCCCCGAGCGTCGCCGCCTGATCCGGCGAAACGCCGGGGAAGACGAGGCGCTGCTGCACCTCGAGGCGGGCAACCCGCTCCTGGCGTCCCTCGGGCGGACCACCCGCGATTTCCTGGGGCTGCTCCCGCACGACGCCCTCTTCGACCAGTCCGCGGAGTGCTGGGCCGACCCGGCCGGCGAAGCCCCCGCCCCGCTCCTCGCCGCCCTGCAGGCGGACATCCTGGAGAACCGCCGCCCGGACGGCGGCGCCGGGCCCGCCCTCCCGGGGCCCGGGTGCGCCGGGTCCCTCCGCCTGGCCGTCTGCCGCTCCCCCCGCCGGGAAGTGGAGGTCCTGCACGACCACCTGCTCCGCCTCTTCGAGGAGACGGCCGGCCTCGAGCCCCGGGACGTGGTGGTGATGACCCCCGACGTGGAAATCTTCGCACCCCTGGTGGAGGCCGTCTTCGGGGCCTCCGCCCTGCCGGGGGCGCCCGGGGAGCCCGTCGGCGACGCCGGAGGGAACTCCCCGCACCTCCCCTTCACGCTGGCCGACCGCCCCGTCCGGAAGGAGAACGCGGTGGCCGAAGCCCTGGGCGACTTCCTGGAAGCGGCCGAGGGCCGGCTGGACCTCCCCGCCGTGTGGGACCTCTTCGAACTGGTCCCTGTCCAGGCCCGGTTCCCCGTGGCGGAAGAGGCCCGGGCAAGGCTTCGGGAGCGCCTGGCTCAGACCGGCGTCCGCTGGGGCCTCGACGGGGCGTTCAAGAAGGACCGCTTCGGGGTGCCGGACGACCCGGCTCACACCTGGCGCTTCGGCCTGGACCGGCTGATGCTGGGGTGGGTGATGGGGGGCAGCTCGGGGCCGGGCGCCGAAACGCCGTCGCCGGAGGAGGGGGGGCCGCCGATGTTCGCGGGCATCCTGCCGGACGACCGGGCGGCGGGCCTGGACGCCGGGGCCCTGGGGGCCTTCGTCGAGTTCATGTCCCGCCTGGAGGGGTTCGTGGAGGCGGTCCGAACGCCCCGGACGCTCGCCGCCTGGGCCGCCTTCCTCCGGGAGGGCCTGCTGGGCGCCTTTTTCGACCCGGACCCGGCCGGGGAGAGCGCCGCCTGGGTGGACGAGGAGATCGACCGCCTGGCCGAGGGGGAAACGGTGGCGGGTTTCCGGGAGGCAATCCCCTTCCCGGTGCTCCGGGACCACTTCCGGGGTGCGCTGAACGCCGTCGTCTCCACGGCCGGCTACCTGCGCGGCGGGATCACCTTCTGCACCCTCAAGCCGCTCCGGAGCGTCCCCTTCCGCGTGGTCTGCCTCCTGGGGATGGACCACGATGCCTTCCCCCGCCGAACGCCCGCACCCGGCTTCAACCTGGCGGCGGCCCGCCCGCGGCCGGGCGACCGGGACCCCCGGGAAACGGACCGGCACCTTTTCTTCGAGACGCTCCTCTCGGCCCGGGACCACCTCTACGTCAGCTGGACCGGCTTCGGGGTCTCCGACGGCCGGGAACGCCTGCCGTCGTCGGTGGTGAGCGAGTTGATCGACACGCTCCGCCTCTACCTCCCGGGGCCCCCTGCCGACGCCGCCGTCGAGGGGTACGCCGCGCTCCCGCCGTCGGTGTGCACCGTGCACCCCCTTCACCCCTTCAGCCGGGCCTACTTCGACGGGTCGGACCCGGAACTGTTCAGCTACTCCGCCGAAAACCTCGAGGCGGCCCGGGCGGAAGGGTGCACCCGGGGGCAGCCGACCGGCCGTAAAGACCCCGGGGAGCCCGCCTCCCCCGGGACGTTCCACCGTTTCGCCCCCCTGCCCTCCCCGGACCCCGCCCTGCTGGGCCCCGACGTCGTCCGTTTCGCCCGTTTTTTCAAGGACCCCTGCGCCTTTTTGCTGAGGGAACGCCTGGGCACGCGCCTGGAGGAGGCGGAGGAGGAGCGCCTGGAGGAGGAACCGTTCAGCCTGGGCAGACTGGGGAAATACCAGGTCCAGGAAGAGATCCTGTCGACCCTCCGGTCGGGGTCGGGTTTCCGCTCCGACCTGCTGCGGGCGGCCGGGAAACTCCCCCCGGGCGGGCCGGGCACGATCGAGGGCCGGGAGCTTCACCGCGAAGCCGACGCCATGTTCCTCCGGTTCGCCGAGGTCGCGGGGGCCTCCCCCGGCTCCGCCCCGGAGACGGTCCCCGTGGACCTGCGCGGGTTGGGCGCGGAGGGACGCGTGTCCGTCGGCGGGTTCGTGGACGGCGTCTGGGGCCGGCGGCGGGTGGTCTGCCGGCCGTCCAAGGCCCACGGCGAGACCCTGGCGGAACTCTGGGTTCACCACCTGGCGCTCTGTTGCCGGGAGGCCGCGGACGAGAGCCACTACATCGGCCCCGGGGGCGAGGGCTTTTCCCTTGCCGCCGTCGGGGGCGACGAGGCCCGTGAACGGCTGTCGGACCTGGCGGACCTCTACCTCGAGGGCCTGCGAAGGGCCGTCCCCTTCTTCGCGAAACCCGCGTGGGAGTACGTGAAGGGCCTTCGCGCGAACGGGCCGGACGATTTCCCCGGCCTGGGGTCCGACGAAGACCTGCGGGCCCTGGGCGGGGCGTCCAGAGAGTGGTACGCCAATTTCATAAACCAGCCGCCGACCGGGATCTGGACCTACCGCCCGGCCCTTCGCCTCGTCTTCCGGGACGGGGGGACGGGCCTTCTGGACCCCGACCGGGAACCCGAGACCGCGAACGAGTTCCGCGTCCTCGCCCGGCGGTTCTTCGGGCCGGTCCTCCCCCTGCTCGCCGGGAAGAAGGCCGCCGGGAAAGGGGGGAAATCATGA
- a CDS encoding MFS transporter, which translates to MTMGEADRADGTAGKQARRQMKPVWWVGSTYFIEGLPYMIVRALSSVYFTDIGVKERYIGYLNFLGIPWNFKWAWAPLVDLFFTKRAWLVAVQFLLALATFALAGLNLLIPPAGDPAPYLLVASGLFIAMGFLAATNDIAIDAYYLEGLTDKKEQAAWSGHRILTWRLSVPYVRSLLVAVAAWAAAANAGAGPYAPWFWAFGAGGLTLLVFAVFHLFCIPRFETVRTGDRPSCRQAVSRFGEAFLTFLRQERIALALVFIILYKIGDEIIFCMVTPFLMREIGLSKAQFSWISGIVGTVGIVAGSMLGAWIIKQWGLKRTIWPLTLLMNLNIWAYIWLAWTKPSPADSWGVFLIALIHGYENLANGLGNAVLIIYVMRLCKPEYKATHFAVGSAIWSLASVLFGGFGGRMVESMGYVNFYILGFFATIPSMVLLFWIPLREEEARAS; encoded by the coding sequence ATGACCATGGGTGAGGCCGACCGGGCCGACGGGACGGCCGGGAAGCAGGCGAGGCGGCAGATGAAGCCGGTCTGGTGGGTCGGGAGCACCTACTTCATCGAGGGCCTCCCCTACATGATCGTCCGGGCCCTCTCCTCGGTCTACTTTACCGACATCGGCGTGAAGGAACGCTACATCGGCTACCTGAACTTCCTCGGGATCCCGTGGAACTTCAAGTGGGCCTGGGCGCCTCTCGTGGACCTCTTCTTCACCAAGCGCGCCTGGCTCGTGGCCGTCCAGTTCCTGCTCGCCCTGGCCACCTTCGCGCTGGCGGGGCTGAACCTGCTGATCCCGCCGGCCGGCGACCCCGCGCCCTACCTCCTGGTTGCGTCGGGCCTCTTCATCGCCATGGGGTTTTTGGCGGCCACCAACGACATCGCCATCGATGCGTACTACCTGGAGGGGCTCACCGACAAGAAGGAGCAGGCGGCGTGGTCCGGCCATCGCATCCTGACCTGGCGGCTCTCGGTCCCCTACGTCCGGAGCCTGCTGGTTGCCGTGGCCGCCTGGGCCGCCGCGGCCAACGCCGGGGCGGGCCCCTACGCGCCCTGGTTCTGGGCGTTCGGGGCCGGCGGGCTGACCCTGCTGGTCTTCGCCGTGTTCCACCTGTTCTGCATCCCCCGCTTCGAGACGGTCCGAACCGGCGACCGCCCGTCCTGCCGCCAGGCCGTGTCCCGGTTCGGCGAGGCGTTCCTGACCTTCCTCCGGCAGGAGCGCATCGCCCTGGCGCTGGTCTTCATCATCCTGTACAAGATCGGCGACGAGATCATCTTCTGCATGGTCACACCGTTCCTGATGCGGGAAATCGGGCTCTCCAAGGCCCAGTTCTCCTGGATCTCCGGGATCGTGGGGACGGTGGGGATCGTCGCGGGGTCCATGCTGGGCGCCTGGATCATCAAGCAGTGGGGGCTGAAGCGGACCATCTGGCCCCTCACCCTCCTGATGAACCTGAACATCTGGGCTTACATCTGGCTGGCCTGGACCAAGCCCTCCCCGGCGGACAGCTGGGGGGTGTTCCTGATCGCGCTGATCCACGGTTACGAGAACCTCGCCAACGGGCTGGGGAACGCCGTCCTGATCATCTACGTCATGCGGCTCTGCAAACCGGAGTACAAGGCCACCCACTTTGCCGTGGGCAGCGCCATCTGGTCACTGGCCTCCGTGCTCTTCGGGGGGTTCGGCGGCCGGATGGTGGAGAGCATGGGCTACGTCAACTTCTACATCCTGGGGTTCTTCGCCACCATCCCCTCCATGGTTCTGCTCTTCTGGATCCCCCTCCGCGAGGAGGAAGCCCGGGCTTCGTAG
- the recD gene encoding exodeoxyribonuclease V subunit alpha: protein MAGTPPPQAFRPAPGRREAPDPGPAAPAPPMDPDGQNAAATVPGSPPGAVPRPGEGPATAPSDLDTHLARFLGRLAGEAAGTRLERVVERLSSRLRDGHVCLDLSDAEAMADLPEAGDAVRWAGFLENLPVVGGPGDHRPLILSPPRLYFHRFWRCERLAADRLRELASRGGQPFPGEIRPDFDALFPPPVGPGAEPDRQRLAAFAALTRPLVVVSGGPGTGKTTTLARLLYLLFRLEPSLVVRLAAPSGKAANRIQEAVREAADHIERTLGERARPEPLARLRDLQGATLHRLLGIDPGTGLAKRHARSPLDCGLVAVDEASMMDLCTLAALLDALPAGARLALLGDRDQLASVEAGAVLAEIAAGLEPGGDRPGKPGTAGREPGGPPAPGPLSPGSEGLAAGSLVVLRRSHRFHEDSGIGRLARAVNAGAGRDELGEVLAHPDVTPMVNWRPLPPPGGLEAALADVVLDGYAACLGERRIDDALAVLSRFRLLGAVREGPFGVLALNGLVEGILRKAGRLVPSEGHYDNRLVMVTENSYAMRLFNGDIGLVRRGPGGTFRVYFPAPGEAGRTDCLSGEADGTGCRPVVPALLPGHETAFALTVHKSQGSEFDHVLLVLPDRAGPVLTRELVYTGITRARKRVTLLADLDVLATAVSRRVRRAMGLADNLRS, encoded by the coding sequence ATGGCAGGCACCCCCCCACCCCAGGCCTTCCGGCCGGCCCCCGGGCGCCGGGAAGCCCCCGATCCGGGGCCGGCGGCACCCGCTCCCCCGATGGACCCGGACGGCCAAAACGCCGCCGCCACGGTCCCCGGCTCACCCCCCGGCGCCGTCCCCCGGCCGGGGGAGGGTCCCGCGACGGCCCCGTCAGACCTGGACACCCACCTGGCGCGGTTCCTCGGCCGACTCGCGGGAGAGGCCGCCGGCACCCGGCTGGAGCGCGTGGTGGAGCGGCTCTCGTCCCGGCTGCGGGACGGCCACGTCTGCCTCGACCTGTCCGACGCCGAGGCCATGGCGGACCTCCCCGAGGCCGGCGACGCCGTCCGCTGGGCCGGTTTCCTGGAAAACCTGCCGGTGGTGGGCGGCCCGGGCGACCACCGGCCGCTGATCCTGTCCCCGCCCCGCCTCTACTTCCACCGCTTCTGGCGCTGCGAACGCCTGGCGGCGGACCGTCTCCGCGAACTGGCCTCCCGTGGCGGCCAGCCCTTCCCCGGGGAGATCCGGCCCGACTTCGACGCCCTGTTCCCTCCCCCCGTCGGCCCGGGAGCGGAGCCCGATCGCCAGCGCCTGGCGGCCTTCGCCGCCCTGACCCGGCCGCTGGTGGTGGTCTCCGGGGGGCCGGGCACCGGCAAGACCACCACCCTGGCGCGCCTGCTCTACCTCCTGTTCCGGCTGGAGCCATCCCTGGTCGTCCGCCTGGCGGCCCCCTCCGGCAAGGCCGCCAACCGGATCCAGGAAGCGGTCCGGGAGGCCGCGGACCACATCGAGCGGACCCTGGGGGAGCGGGCCCGCCCCGAGCCTCTGGCCCGCCTGAGGGATTTGCAGGGGGCCACCCTCCACCGGCTCCTGGGGATCGACCCGGGGACCGGCCTGGCGAAACGACACGCCCGATCGCCGCTGGACTGCGGGCTGGTGGCGGTGGACGAGGCCTCCATGATGGACCTGTGCACCCTCGCCGCCCTCCTGGACGCCCTCCCCGCCGGCGCGCGGCTGGCCCTGCTGGGGGACCGGGACCAGCTGGCCTCCGTGGAGGCGGGGGCCGTCCTGGCGGAGATCGCGGCGGGATTGGAACCGGGTGGGGATCGCCCCGGCAAGCCGGGGACCGCCGGGCGGGAACCGGGCGGGCCCCCGGCTCCCGGGCCCCTCTCCCCGGGTTCGGAAGGCCTGGCGGCGGGAAGCCTCGTGGTCCTGCGCCGGAGCCACCGGTTCCACGAGGACTCCGGCATCGGCCGGCTGGCCCGGGCGGTGAACGCGGGGGCCGGCCGGGACGAACTGGGGGAGGTCCTCGCCCACCCCGACGTCACCCCCATGGTGAACTGGCGCCCGCTCCCGCCACCCGGCGGGCTGGAGGCCGCCCTCGCCGACGTCGTTCTCGACGGGTATGCCGCCTGCCTCGGGGAAAGGCGGATCGACGACGCCCTGGCGGTGTTGTCCCGCTTCAGGCTCCTCGGGGCCGTCCGGGAGGGGCCCTTCGGGGTCCTCGCCCTGAACGGGCTGGTGGAGGGCATCCTCCGGAAAGCCGGCCGCCTGGTCCCGTCGGAGGGTCACTACGACAACCGCCTGGTCATGGTGACGGAAAACAGCTACGCGATGCGGTTGTTCAACGGGGACATCGGTTTGGTCCGGCGTGGGCCCGGCGGAACGTTCCGCGTGTACTTCCCCGCCCCCGGGGAGGCGGGCAGGACCGACTGCCTTTCCGGAGAGGCGGACGGGACCGGCTGCCGCCCCGTGGTGCCGGCCCTGCTCCCCGGCCACGAGACGGCCTTCGCCCTGACGGTCCACAAGAGCCAGGGCTCGGAGTTCGACCACGTCCTCCTGGTCCTCCCGGACCGGGCCGGGCCGGTGCTGACCCGGGAACTGGTGTACACGGGCATCACCCGGGCGAGGAAGCGGGTCACCCTCCTCGCCGACCTCGACGTCCTCGCCACGGCGGTTTCCCGCCGCGTCCGCCGCGCCATGGGCCTCGCGGACAACCTCCGTTCGTAA
- a CDS encoding UvrD-helicase domain-containing protein: protein MTPPRPANDFDPTAVPLEGTQLVNASAGTGKTHGLALLVLRVLLETPWTDRERENPLRHVLAVTYTKAATAELGERVRRFVRRALAALADPPGADAGDPVRALVLRARDRAPGAGRTLGNILEAALMGFDEAAVHTIHSFCQLVLREYAFESGTRFDAELAPDPAPLLREVVLDFWRREVASAPLPVAAAVAKWGKVSPDDLLGFLASTLNHPDLEVRGPAWDPKAILAARHQLDAYWKANREACCERYRREKTLSKFSSLGEDKVAAFAGLVDRLVEDCLPNKGLFSVLEGKTFSDASLKAEIEAFGQAMASAGPALRKGLWHFAGQEFPRRKEGRNLLHYGDLLTRLRDVLRRGDAASRSLRDAVRRRYRAVFVDEFQDTDPVQYEIFRRLFAGGAAPVFFIGDPKQSIYRFRGADIEAYLHAEHHAAATWTLRENRRSTEAFVAACNRLYAPPPAETAPEPGAQGSGWLPFGSPRIGYEPVAARGARAAEGLWSAEGPCPPLVVWHLGNRDAVTRKEDRERLVVRAIGEEIAALTSGSHTLPDPSRPGGRRAVHPGDVAVLVRAHYQGEQVRRELARRGIAAVQGRSAGVFGTAEATELLLLLSAVADPTSPGLVRTALLTSLMGVTVPEQGAFDEGGTAWETWLLRFHAWNRLWRRQGFGALAEALTTGAGVRRRLLGRDDALRRVTNLTHLLDLLQSRAGVFDRRPGEMLALLDRWVSGGKVDNGDEEAQLRLESDAQAVRVLTVFVAKGLEFPVVFSPFHSRDADRAEEESLYHAPAVPGGIPGLVLDLAGGGAEQAASERWEEDLRLFYVAVTRAVYRAYLYYSDNPEDPAGSGNKRSAERHMLGDCRERFAGCDKLAELRPIRDPAPAVVTAPGGEAAPPPVGLARRSFQGKVDTRWGVYSFTRLSHSVEHREPPRPVAAAGAGADPGAEGLFAFPGGEAAGSALHKVLEGVSWDLGADGIEAAARPILERFGLARRDDGEDWAPLVARTLEGVLRTDLAAGRVPPGLAGEGTGPFRLCDIPARDRVAEMTFHFPLGLKRLADLLGGSGLKARPGDDDGVRGLLSGAIDAVFRRGGRYYVLDWKSNRLGSRPEDYAEAALETAMVEHGYTLQRDLYALALHRHLRARLGGAYDPGRHVGGVFYLFLRGMAPGRREGILFRRCDGADLQRLDALYGSA from the coding sequence ATGACCCCGCCCCGCCCGGCGAACGACTTCGACCCGACGGCGGTCCCCCTCGAGGGGACCCAGCTCGTCAACGCCTCGGCGGGGACGGGCAAGACCCACGGCCTCGCCCTGCTCGTTCTCCGCGTCCTCCTGGAGACCCCCTGGACGGACCGCGAGCGGGAGAACCCGCTCCGGCACGTCCTGGCCGTCACCTACACCAAGGCGGCCACCGCCGAGCTGGGGGAGAGGGTCCGCCGCTTCGTCCGGCGCGCGCTGGCCGCCCTGGCGGACCCCCCCGGCGCCGACGCGGGGGACCCGGTCCGGGCGCTGGTTTTGCGGGCCCGGGACCGCGCCCCCGGCGCCGGCCGGACCCTCGGGAACATCCTGGAAGCCGCCCTCATGGGCTTCGACGAGGCGGCCGTCCACACCATTCACAGTTTCTGCCAGCTCGTGCTCCGCGAGTACGCCTTCGAGTCGGGCACGCGCTTCGACGCCGAGCTGGCCCCCGACCCCGCCCCCCTCCTGCGCGAGGTCGTCCTCGACTTCTGGCGCCGGGAAGTGGCCTCCGCCCCCCTGCCCGTGGCCGCGGCCGTCGCGAAATGGGGCAAGGTCTCGCCGGACGATCTCCTGGGCTTCCTGGCCTCGACCCTGAACCACCCCGACCTCGAGGTGCGGGGACCGGCGTGGGACCCGAAAGCGATCCTGGCCGCACGGCACCAGCTGGACGCCTACTGGAAGGCCAACCGGGAGGCTTGCTGCGAACGCTACCGCCGGGAAAAAACCCTGAGCAAGTTCAGCAGCCTGGGCGAAGACAAAGTCGCCGCGTTCGCGGGGCTGGTCGACCGCCTGGTCGAGGACTGCCTGCCCAACAAGGGGCTGTTCAGCGTCCTCGAGGGAAAGACCTTCTCGGACGCCTCCCTGAAGGCGGAAATCGAAGCGTTCGGCCAGGCAATGGCGTCCGCCGGCCCCGCGCTCCGGAAAGGGCTCTGGCACTTCGCCGGACAGGAGTTTCCCCGCCGCAAGGAGGGACGGAACCTGCTGCACTACGGCGACCTGCTCACCCGGCTCCGGGACGTCCTGCGCCGGGGGGACGCCGCGTCCCGGTCGCTCCGGGACGCCGTCCGCCGGCGTTACCGCGCCGTCTTCGTGGACGAGTTCCAGGACACCGACCCGGTGCAGTACGAGATCTTCCGCCGCCTCTTTGCCGGGGGGGCGGCCCCCGTCTTCTTCATCGGCGACCCGAAGCAGTCCATCTACCGCTTCCGGGGGGCCGACATCGAGGCCTACCTGCACGCCGAGCACCACGCCGCGGCGACGTGGACCCTGCGGGAAAACCGGCGGTCCACCGAGGCCTTCGTCGCGGCGTGCAACCGGCTCTACGCCCCCCCGCCCGCGGAAACGGCCCCAGAACCCGGCGCGCAAGGCTCGGGGTGGCTCCCGTTCGGCTCGCCCCGGATCGGCTACGAACCGGTCGCCGCCCGGGGCGCGAGGGCGGCTGAAGGCCTCTGGAGCGCGGAGGGCCCGTGCCCCCCCCTGGTCGTCTGGCACCTCGGGAACCGGGATGCCGTCACCCGGAAGGAGGATCGGGAGAGGCTCGTCGTGCGGGCGATCGGGGAAGAGATCGCCGCGCTGACCAGCGGCTCGCACACGCTCCCCGACCCGTCGCGGCCCGGCGGGCGGAGGGCGGTCCACCCCGGGGACGTCGCGGTCCTCGTCAGGGCCCACTACCAGGGGGAACAGGTGCGCCGGGAACTGGCCCGCCGGGGGATCGCGGCGGTCCAGGGCCGGTCTGCCGGCGTCTTCGGCACCGCCGAGGCGACGGAACTCCTTCTCCTCCTCTCCGCCGTCGCCGACCCGACGTCCCCCGGGCTGGTCCGGACCGCCCTCCTCACCTCGCTGATGGGTGTGACGGTTCCGGAACAGGGGGCCTTCGACGAGGGCGGGACCGCCTGGGAAACGTGGCTGCTCCGTTTTCACGCCTGGAACCGCCTCTGGCGACGGCAGGGGTTCGGCGCGCTGGCCGAGGCGCTCACCACGGGGGCCGGGGTCCGCCGGCGGCTGCTGGGGCGCGACGACGCCCTCCGGCGGGTGACCAACCTGACCCACCTGCTGGACCTGCTGCAGTCGCGGGCCGGGGTGTTCGACCGGCGCCCGGGCGAGATGCTGGCCCTCCTGGACCGCTGGGTGTCCGGTGGGAAAGTCGACAACGGGGACGAGGAAGCCCAACTCCGGCTCGAGAGCGACGCGCAGGCCGTCCGGGTCCTCACCGTCTTCGTGGCCAAGGGACTGGAGTTCCCCGTCGTGTTCAGCCCGTTCCACTCCAGGGACGCCGACCGTGCCGAGGAGGAGAGCCTCTATCACGCCCCGGCGGTCCCCGGGGGAATCCCCGGCCTCGTCCTGGACCTGGCGGGCGGCGGCGCGGAGCAGGCGGCATCGGAGCGGTGGGAGGAGGACCTCCGCCTGTTCTACGTCGCCGTGACCCGGGCCGTCTACCGGGCCTACCTCTATTATTCGGACAACCCGGAAGACCCGGCGGGGAGTGGAAACAAGCGGTCCGCCGAGCGCCACATGCTCGGGGATTGCCGGGAACGCTTCGCGGGCTGCGACAAACTCGCGGAACTCCGGCCCATCCGTGACCCGGCCCCGGCGGTCGTCACGGCTCCCGGGGGGGAAGCCGCGCCCCCCCCGGTCGGTCTCGCCCGCCGGTCCTTCCAGGGAAAGGTAGACACCCGGTGGGGGGTCTACAGCTTCACCCGCCTGTCGCACAGCGTCGAACACCGGGAACCGCCCCGGCCGGTCGCGGCCGCGGGGGCGGGGGCCGACCCGGGAGCGGAGGGCCTGTTCGCCTTCCCCGGCGGGGAGGCCGCCGGGTCGGCCCTGCACAAGGTCCTGGAGGGGGTTTCCTGGGACCTCGGCGCCGACGGGATCGAGGCGGCGGCGCGCCCGATCCTGGAACGCTTCGGACTCGCCCGCCGCGACGACGGCGAGGACTGGGCGCCCCTCGTGGCCCGGACCCTGGAGGGCGTGCTCCGCACCGACCTGGCCGCCGGCCGCGTGCCGCCGGGCCTGGCGGGTGAAGGGACCGGGCCCTTCCGCCTCTGCGACATCCCCGCCCGGGACCGGGTCGCCGAGATGACGTTCCACTTTCCCCTGGGCCTCAAGCGCCTGGCCGACCTCCTCGGCGGGTCCGGCCTGAAGGCCCGGCCCGGAGACGACGACGGGGTCCGGGGGCTCCTCTCCGGCGCCATCGACGCCGTGTTCCGCCGGGGCGGGCGGTACTACGTCCTGGACTGGAAGTCGAACCGTTTGGGTTCCCGTCCGGAAGACTACGCCGAAGCCGCCCTGGAAACCGCCATGGTCGAGCACGGCTACACCCTCCAGCGCGACCTCTACGCCCTCGCCCTGCACCGGCACCTCCGGGCCCGGCTCGGCGGGGCCTACGACCCGGGCCGGCACGTCGGCGGCGTTTTCTATCTCTTCCTCCGGGGAATGGCCCCCGGCCGGCGGGAGGGCATCCTCTTTCGCCGCTGCGACGGCGCGGACCTCCAGCGTCTCGACGCCCTCTACGGGAGCGCGTGA